From the Pseudomonas sp. Teo4 genome, the window GCCAAACCCACTTCGATCATCAGCGTGGTGATTTTCGCCGTGTTCGTCGGCCTGGCCGCATTGCAGCTGATCAAGGATGACGCCGAGAAGGGGTCGCGCGCACTATCGGCCATCGACACCCTGCAAGCCTGGGTGATGCGCCTGGTTCGCCTGGTCATGAAACTCACGCCTTATGGCGTGCTGGCACTGATGACCAAGGTGGTCGCCAGCTCCAACCTGGACGACATCCTCAAGCTCGGCAGTTTCGTGCTGGTGTCGTACCTTGGCCTGGGCCTGATGTTCGTGGTGCACGGCGTGATCCTGGCCATCACCGGTGTCAGCCCGCTGCGCTTCTTCCGCAAGGTCTGGCCAGTGCTGACCTTTGCCTTCACCAGCCGCTCCAGCGCCGCCAGCATCCCGTTGAACATCGAAGCGCAGACCCGTCGCCTGGGCGTCCCGCAATCGATCGCCAGCTTCAGCGCCTCGTTCGGCGCGACCATCGGCCAGAACGGCTGCGCCGGCCTGTACCCGGCGATGCTCGCAGTAATGGTCGCGCCAGCGGTGGGCATCGACACCTTCGATCCGCTGTGGATCGCCACCTTGGTTGCCATCGTCACCCTGAGTTCGGCGGGCGTTGCAGGCGTCGGCGGTGGCGCGACCTTCGCCGCGCTGATCGTGCTGCCGGCCATGGGCCTGCCAGTGGAGCTGGTGGCGCTGTTGATCTCGGTAGAGCCGCTGATCGACATGGGCCGCACGGCGCTGAACGTGAATGGCTCGATGACTGCGGGCGTGGTCACCAGCCAGCTGTTGAAAGAGACCGACAAGGCCGTGCTGGCCGGTGATCAGCATGCCGAGTTGAGCCACACCTAAGTCTGCCGGGGCTGCTCTGCAGCCCAATCGCTGGCAAGCCAGCTCCCACTCTTGATAGGAGCCGGCTTGTCGGCGATAGGGCCACAAGCCGCACAAGGCACCTGATCAGTAGCTGGCCCGAAGCGTCAGCGTCAGGTTGCGTGGCTCGCCATAGAAGTTCGACCCCCACGAACTGTCCACCCGATCGTAGTACTTGCGATCGAACAGGTTGTTGGCCGTCAGCGTCGCCGACAAATTACGGTTGAAGCGGTACCCGACCTGTGCCGTCGCCACGCTGTAACCGCCCTGGACGAAGTCCACATCACGCTTGTAGTAGGTGGCACTGACTGCCCGCACCCCGCCACCGACACTGAAACCTTCCAGCGGCCCGTCGCTGAATGCATAGCGCGTCCACAGGTTGAAGTTGTGCTTCGGGGTGATGGTGATGCCCTGATAGCTCTCGTCGCTCATCGACTTGAGCATCGTGAAGGCATAACCGGTGGCGATGCTCCAGTTATCGGTGATGTTTCCGGTCAGTTCGGTCTCCCATCCCTGGCTGCGCACTTTCGCCTGGGCCTCGTAGTAAGAGGTCTGCGAAACCAGCTGCGCGCGGTTCTCGTCGTAGATGCGAAACACTGCGACGCTGCCGTTCAGGCGGCCGTCGAGAAAGGACCGCTTGAGCCCCAGCTCGTACTGCTTGCCCTTGCGCGGATCGATAGGCTGGCCAAGGGAGTCCACCTCGGTCTGCGGCTTGAACACACTGGTGTAGCTGGCATAGGCCGACAACTCAGGTGTCAGCTTGGCTACCAGAGCCGCGTAGGGGATCACCTTGCGGTCGATGTTGGTTTCGGTGTTGGTGAAGTTGTTGAAAAAAGCGTTGGCATTACGCCCCTCGCTCTCGAACCAGGTAACCCGGCTGCCGACAATCACATCGAGCCAGTCGGTCACGTTGACCTTGCT encodes:
- a CDS encoding L-cystine transporter, giving the protein MNLPLSLNLLAFLALLLGLAQTRRTDWSLAKKVLLGLVLGVVFGLVLHTLYGAGHPVLKATIGWLDLVGNGYVGLLQMIVMPLIFASILSAVARLHNASSLGRISVLSIGTLLLTTAIAALIGIALTNLFGLSAEGLVAGVQESARLQAIHSDYAGKVADLNIPQLLLSFVPSNPVGDLARAKPTSIISVVIFAVFVGLAALQLIKDDAEKGSRALSAIDTLQAWVMRLVRLVMKLTPYGVLALMTKVVASSNLDDILKLGSFVLVSYLGLGLMFVVHGVILAITGVSPLRFFRKVWPVLTFAFTSRSSAASIPLNIEAQTRRLGVPQSIASFSASFGATIGQNGCAGLYPAMLAVMVAPAVGIDTFDPLWIATLVAIVTLSSAGVAGVGGGATFAALIVLPAMGLPVELVALLISVEPLIDMGRTALNVNGSMTAGVVTSQLLKETDKAVLAGDQHAELSHT